The genomic stretch ACGGCCGAAAACCTTTCCGATCTGCTCCCTGAACACACCCTCAAGGTGACGACTGGCTTGACGGCTATCGCGTCACGGACTTGATGTCGTATTTTTCTCGATTGGCGGCAAACGATAAACTATCGTAGCCTATTCGCACTTGAGGGGCCGCCATGAATATTGACGATCTAGTTTCTGAAAAGAAATTGCTTGCGATTGCAAAGAAGGGTCTGACCGATGAGCGCAACCTTCGAAACAAGCGCGGCCGGTTGCCAGGCGAGAGCGGATTACTTTCGGTCATTAGCACCAAGGAATTCGACGAGAAACAAATCGACGAAATAGGCAACAAAATGCCGCGCTTCATCGACGGGAACGTAGCATATAAGATGTGGCCCGATTACTGGCAGCATCTCAAATTGGAAATATATTACGTGATCTGTACGGACTCCGAACAATATCGAGACGTCAGAAAATTATTGTTGAAGCAAAGCAAAAAATCAGAGACCGCGATTGTATCGGCGATCGCCGCTGCGGTCGCTGTACATCTCGGCATTGTAGCAGGTGCACTTGTCCCTTTTTGTGCGTTGGCGCTCGCGGGAGTGCTGCAGATCGGAAAGAACGCGTATTGCTCCGCTAAAGCAAGGGAGGCGGCAAAGATAGAAACGTCTCTGAAAAGACAAAAGGCCAAAGACCCAAAAATGGCGGAAGAACGCGAACAATGGCTATCGAAACGTCAGGAACGTTTCAAAGTAGAAGTGAAGAAGTTGGAGCGGAAGAAGAGACGCAGCGCTAAGTAGCCCAACTCTCTACCTGCTTCGCCAGCTGTAAGCGCTCTTCAATTTCTGGAGGGCTATTACACCATCTCCGCCGGCGCGAGCTTGCAGGTCGCGCTGCTGGCCTCGATCTGCAGCGTCGCGTGATGGATGTTGAAACGGTGCGACAGCCCCTCGCAGACGTGATGGAGGAACGCATCGTCGTGGCCGCCGGGACGCACCAGATGCACGGTCAGCGCGGTCTCGTTGGTGCTCATGGCCCAGATGTGCAGATCGTGGACTTCCAGGACGCCTTCCAGCCCGCCGAGATAATCCCGCACCGCGGCGAGTTCGATGCCCCTCGGCACGGCGTCGAGCGCGAGATTGACGCTGTCGCGCATCAGGGCCCAGCCGCTCGCCAGCACCACGGCTGATATGACGAGGCTGATCGCGGGATCGACCCACAGCCATCCCGTGGCCATGATCACGAGCGCTGCGACCACCACGCCGAGCGAAACGGCCGCATCCGCCGCCATATGCAGATATGGCGCCGCGGATATTGAGATCGCCGTGGCGGCCGCGCATGAACAGCAGCGCGGTGCCGCCATTGATTGCGATGCCGAGGGCGGCGACCCACACAACGGTCCAGCTCGCCACCGCCGCGGGTTCGCGCAGGCGGTTGATGGCCTCGACGGCGATGCCGCCGACCGCAACCAGCAACAGGCCGGCATTGAACAGAGCGGCGAGGATCGATGCCCGCCGGTAGCCGTATGTATGGCTATCGGTCGGCTGCTTCTGCGCCAGCCATGCGGCGCCCCAGGCCAGCAACAGCGCGATCACGTCGGAGAAATTATGAAGGGCGTCGGAAATCAGGGCGAGCGAGTTGGCCGCGTAGCCGAAAACCAGTTCCGCGATGACGAACGCCGCATTGAGCGACGCGCCGACGGCAAAGGCCGCGCCAAAACTATCCGGCGCGTGGCTGTGACCAGCGTGATCGTGCCCGTGCCTGGGCCTGTGCCCGTGATCGTGCGCATGCGAGTGATCGTGATGATGGTGATCGTGCGCCATTGCAAAAAATAACCGTTGCCTGATCGATCGGTTTCGACTGCTGCGGTTATAGCGCGCGGAAATTCGAATACTATTACAGCGGCCGCGTTACATTGTTCATAGCGCGACCGCGATCAGTTCTTCCACCAGCGGGCCGCCGCCGACCGGAAACACGATGTATTGCTTGCCGCCGGCCAGATAGGTCATCGGCGCACCGGTCGCGTTCGCCGGCAATTCGAGTTCCGCCAGCATTTCGCCGCTGGTCTTGTCGTAGACCCACAGATGCGGATCGAGATTGTGGAGGTCCCTGATCGGCAAATTGAGTCCGGGCACGAAGCGCGGCGGACTGTAATATCCCATCTGCACGACGATCATGACGGTCTTGGTCAGCAGCGCCCAACTGCGGAACGGCAGCCCGAGCTGCTCGCGGATGCCGAGTTTCCGGATCGACCCCATCGCCGTGCTGCGGCCGACCGGAATCCGCCAGCGGTGATCGCCGCTGTTCATGTCGATCGCGACCATGCTGCCGAACGGCGGCTTGAGCAGCGGCAACCCCCGTGGCCCCGGCACGTAGCTGGGCAAGCCGATGAAATCGTAGGATCCCTGCCACGGTTCGGGCTTGCTAATGAGGATCAGGGTCGGCAGCCGTTGCGTTCCAACATACAGCGTGCCGGTCTCCGGATCGATCGTCGCACCCGACCAGCTCGCGCCACCGGCATTGCCGGGCACTGCGATCGTGCCGCGCTGCGACGGCGGCGTGAACAGCCCGCCACGGTCATAGGCGGCGGCGATATCGATCGCCTCCTGGTGGATCTCCGGCGTCAGATCGATCAGATCCTCGTCGCGCGCGCCCTGAAGATCGATTGCGGCGGGCCTGGTCGGCACCGGCTGCGTCTTCGACGCGCGCTCGCCGGGCACGCTGGAGGCCGGCACCGGCTGTTCCTCGATCGGCCACACCGGCTGGCCGGTGACGCGATCGAAGACATAGACGAAGGCCTGCTTTGTTACCTGCGCGACCGCCTTGATGCGCTTGCCGCCGACATTGATGTCGATCAGATTCGGCGCCGCCGGCGGGTCGTAATCCCAGAGGCCGTGATGCACGAGCTGGTAGTGCCAGACCTTCTTGCCGGTCGCGACGTCGAGGCAGACGAGGCTCTCGCCGTAGAGCCCGTCGCCGAGGCGATGGCCGCCATAATAGTCGTTGGTCGGCGTGCTGACCGGCAGATAGATGTAACCGAGTTCCTCATCCGCGCTCATCGGCGCCCAGACATTGGCGTTGCCGGCGTCCTTCCAGGAATCCTTCTCCCAGGTATCAGTGCCGGGCTCCTCGCCCTGGGCAACCGTGTGGAAGGTCCAGAGCAGACGGCCGCTCGCGATGTCGAAACCCCTGACATCGCCGGGCGGTGACGGCCGCTTGCCCCACCAGTCGAACACGGAAGATCCGACCACGATGACGCCGCGGACGATCACCGGCGGCGAGGTCATGGTGTAATAGCCGCGATCGACCGGGCGGCGCAGCCCTTCCACCAAATCGACACGGCCGTCCTTGCCGAAGCTCGGCACCGGCCTTCCGGTTTTGGCATCGATCGCGATCATCTGGCCAAACGCTGTCAACATCATGATGCGTTCTTCGTCGCCATTGCGCCAGTACGCGACGCCCCGGTGCACCCATCCGAGGTTGGGCGGAAGGCCGAGACCGTTTTGGTAGATCTTGGGATCGAACACCCATTTGGTCACACCGGTAGCGGCGTCGATCGCGGCGACCTGCGACAGCGAGGTCGAGGTATAGAGCACGCCGCCGATCATCAGCGGCGTCGACTCATTGGCGGTGCTTGGGCCGACCGTCGGGTCGGCTTCCTTGATCGCCATGTCGGGCGACTTCCAGCGCCAGGCAATGTGCAATTTCGTGGCGTTGGTCGCGTCGATCTGGGTCAGCGGCGAATAGCGCGAGGCCGCGTAGGTGCCGGCATAGGCCGGCCATTCGCCCTGCGCGAGGGCTTTTGCGGATTCAGGGAGCGCGCCGGGAATGGCCTGCGCGTTCGCGCCAGACAATGCGCCACCAAGCGCCAAAACAACGCCGATATTCGCTGCGTGTGCCAGCCTTGCTGCTCTGCCCATACGCACCTCCATCCCTGCGCTGCCGCGCCGGCTTGTCGACCCGCGGATCAGCCTGTCGAACAAAAGTATTGACCAAATCGCATGCGATGTCTAGTGTACTAGTTAATGCATACAGACCTACTCGCCACCTTGCGGCTCGAAAGCTCGGGCGTTCCCATCTATGTCCAGCTTCGGGAACAGATCTTGCGCCAGCTCGGCGCCGGCGTGCTGGCGGCCGGCGATCAGATGCCGACCATGCGCGAAGTCGCGGTCGCCCTGAAGATCGACCTCAATACGGTGCGGCACGCTTATGACGAGCTCGAGCGGATGGGGGCCATCACGCTGGTTCGCGGGCGCGGCAGCTTTGTAGCCAAGCCCCCTCCCCTCATGGGCGCGCGCGCGCGCCAGGTTCAGATCGACGGATTGGCAAAACAGGTTCTCGCCACAGCGGCCACGATGGGCGTCGATCCCATCGCCGTAGCTGACCGAATAACGGCCCTCGCGAAGCAGAAGGAATAGTCGTCATGAACAACTATTTTAAAGCAAGTGGTGCTAACCAACCCGCGATCGTACTAGCTGTCGTAGTCGCAGCGGTCGCGGCGCTCAGCGCATGGCTCGCCTATGACACGGCCTCCCGCAGCCTCTATTGGCTGGCGGGGTGCCTTGCAATCCTGGCATTCCTCGTTCCTCAAACCATCATGGTGGCGGATCAGTGGGAACGCGCGGTCGTGCTGCGGCTCGGCAAGCTCACGGCCATCCGTGGCCCGGGGATGTTCGCGATCGTCCCGTTCATCGATAATGTGGCCTCCTGGCTCGATCAGCGCATTCAGACGACCGAAATCAACGCCGAAAAGGCATTGAGCAAAGACACGGTGCCGGTGAATATCGACGCGATCGTGTTCTGGCAGATTCACGATCCCGAGCGCGCCGCACTCGAAATCACAAATTACCGCCAGGCCATCACCCAGGTCGCACAAACCTCCCTTCGCGAGATCGTCGGCTCGTCCTTGCTGTCGACGCTGCTGTCCGAACGCAAACAAGGCGATCAGCTATTGCGCGAAGAGATCGGACGCAAGACTGCGGAATGGGGAGTGTCGGTACTCTCGGTCGAGATCCGCGATATCGGCGTGCCGCCGGCGTTGCAGGACGCGATGAGCCGGCAGGCACAGGCCGAACGCGAGAAACTGGCGCGCGTCCTGCTCGGACAGGCCGAACAGGAAATCGCGCAGAAATTTGTCGAGGCGGCCGATATCTATGCCCGCAGCCCGGCGGCGCTGCAGCTTCGTGCCATGAACATCATCTATGAGACCACCAAGGAGCGCGGCGCGACGATCCTGATCCCGACGGCCATGGTCGACAGCATGAATCCGGCCGGGGCGGTCGGCCTTGTTGCCGCCGCGGGCGCGTTGCGAAGCGGGGCCTGACGGACGCACCGGCCTTCGCCGGGGCGGCTGTCTTTTACTCCACGCCGCGCAGGAACTTGTTCGACT from Bradyrhizobium sp. Ash2021 encodes the following:
- a CDS encoding PQQ-binding-like beta-propeller repeat protein, whose amino-acid sequence is MGRAARLAHAANIGVVLALGGALSGANAQAIPGALPESAKALAQGEWPAYAGTYAASRYSPLTQIDATNATKLHIAWRWKSPDMAIKEADPTVGPSTANESTPLMIGGVLYTSTSLSQVAAIDAATGVTKWVFDPKIYQNGLGLPPNLGWVHRGVAYWRNGDEERIMMLTAFGQMIAIDAKTGRPVPSFGKDGRVDLVEGLRRPVDRGYYTMTSPPVIVRGVIVVGSSVFDWWGKRPSPPGDVRGFDIASGRLLWTFHTVAQGEEPGTDTWEKDSWKDAGNANVWAPMSADEELGYIYLPVSTPTNDYYGGHRLGDGLYGESLVCLDVATGKKVWHYQLVHHGLWDYDPPAAPNLIDINVGGKRIKAVAQVTKQAFVYVFDRVTGQPVWPIEEQPVPASSVPGERASKTQPVPTRPAAIDLQGARDEDLIDLTPEIHQEAIDIAAAYDRGGLFTPPSQRGTIAVPGNAGGASWSGATIDPETGTLYVGTQRLPTLILISKPEPWQGSYDFIGLPSYVPGPRGLPLLKPPFGSMVAIDMNSGDHRWRIPVGRSTAMGSIRKLGIREQLGLPFRSWALLTKTVMIVVQMGYYSPPRFVPGLNLPIRDLHNLDPHLWVYDKTSGEMLAELELPANATGAPMTYLAGGKQYIVFPVGGGPLVEELIAVAL
- a CDS encoding GntR family transcriptional regulator, translating into MHTDLLATLRLESSGVPIYVQLREQILRQLGAGVLAAGDQMPTMREVAVALKIDLNTVRHAYDELERMGAITLVRGRGSFVAKPPPLMGARARQVQIDGLAKQVLATAATMGVDPIAVADRITALAKQKE
- a CDS encoding slipin family protein; translated protein: MNNYFKASGANQPAIVLAVVVAAVAALSAWLAYDTASRSLYWLAGCLAILAFLVPQTIMVADQWERAVVLRLGKLTAIRGPGMFAIVPFIDNVASWLDQRIQTTEINAEKALSKDTVPVNIDAIVFWQIHDPERAALEITNYRQAITQVAQTSLREIVGSSLLSTLLSERKQGDQLLREEIGRKTAEWGVSVLSVEIRDIGVPPALQDAMSRQAQAEREKLARVLLGQAEQEIAQKFVEAADIYARSPAALQLRAMNIIYETTKERGATILIPTAMVDSMNPAGAVGLVAAAGALRSGA